The region TTGCAACGCCTTCTTCGGGCAACACAGTTAGGCTTACCAGGCTTAGGCAGGCCTAACGAGGCCCGCCGGCCGACGCATTACTCGCGAAGGGGAGGAGCCCCGGAAGAGAGGTGAGGATTGAGTGATAGAGGGAGCGGATCTCAGGCAGGATGGTAGAGGGAGTTCATACAACGATCGAGGTGTCGGGTGGTTcgccgtgttttcttttttttcttgtttttcttcccGTGGTCCTCGTGATTTGCGGGTAGTAGGTCTGGGCGCGGCATTCGTGGGGCAGAAGGCAGGGAAGCCGGTTCATTGAAGGGCGTGTGAATCCCCTCTGCGCTTTAGTCGGAGCTCCTCTTCCAGCGCTCGGCCGCGTCGGCATCGCCGCCGTAGATGCCGCGCTTGCCCAGGCCGAAGTTGTACCTGCGCTTCATGAAGTCTTCCAGCTTGGACTTCTTGTCCCGCTTGCCGAGCCCGAAGCTGAAGCGGTGCCGCTCTCGCTTCTCCTGGTCGAAGGGCGCGTACTCGCGCTCGTGTGCGCCCCTGCGCTTGCCCAGGCCGAAGCCGTAGCGCAGGGGCTCGCGGGGGCCGCGCTTCTCCAGGTAGCCCCTGGACGCCTCGGCGGCCGCCATCGCCTCGTCGTCCTCGTCCTCGTCGATGTCCGCCTCGACGGGCGACTCGTCGGCCATCATGAGCAGGGGAGACCGCTTGCCCAGGCCGAAGCCGTACAGcggtgcggcggcggcgcgcTTGTCACTCGCGTGGTGCTGGAGGGGAATGACGCCCGCGCCGCCAGCGCCGACGCCGGGGCCCATGGCTGCCTCGTCGGCACTGCACCGCTCGCCGGCTCCGAGCACCAGCAGGAGCCACAGGGCGAGGCTGGCCGCCAGGGCGGGTCTCACAGGCTGCGACGCGCTGCTGACAGTCCTCCTGCGAGATACGGCAGAACGCGCTGGTCAAGCACCGCCACATTCAAAGTCAAACGAAGAtctattacagcgaaagctttactaggctccGTCTGCaaggtcgtgtccgcagcagttgtgaggaacttagaagaggtagcgccaaacgaatggttgGAATCGAAAGAgcatgatgtgaggatgctgcgctaAAAAAATTATGTCAATAGAGGGATTAGCtaataattagagccaaaaatgtccaaaaagtgggcggagccaAGGCGActtgtggcgccaaatttgaaataccgaaagtgtgggcggagccaacgcgtggcgccaaaattgaaaacgaagcgtggcgccaagtttgaaaattcGAAATGGGCAATTGATGAAACTCGATTAAgtaagacaattaattgtggtaattggTAAATTGAATGAATTTACAAcagtgcttaatcgagtaaatgtgaggagaagggacaagtgaagcaaagaggggcaaagagaaacgaggaggcgtcaatgctttcgcattcctccaatgcgggttaccacagtgacctcaaacgtttttttttccatctccAGAACGTTTTTGCTATTTTTAATTATACATACTATCAATCCTATACGGACCGAGATAGGAGTGGTGTGCGCACATCACATTATGGTAAACGCACATTAGTACGATAAAACTCAGTGAATTCAGGTAATAAAATATGCCACTTCTATGCACTACTGTTTGAAATATGTTGAAAGAATGGTGAAAGACTTCGCAAACGGTTGTGCGTTGACAATTTGGTTTGGAAGACTATTCCTGTCAGATGTCGCAGCAGGAACGAACGACCATTTGAAGCAGTCTCAAAAAATCTGTCTAGCTGGACGTGTTCAGCACGTTTATTAATACTTACAGGCATCTTTGATTCATTCGTGTAGTGTTCTTTCTTCAACTGGACTAATGTTCTATTTATGGAACAATGAAACTGAATATACTCGGTCTTTTAGGCTGCAAGGCTAGAATCCTATTCAGTTGAGACAAAGGCATTTAGGCAGCCACATAATGAATGTGCTGGTCAATGTTTCATCAAGTTATAAACAAGCACAAGACAAGACACGAGACGACCAATGCATCACAACTTGACATAATAAAGGAAAGCTTAGAAATTTCTGCCCAGTGTTAATTTTGTTGGCCTTGTTATGCAAATCTAAATTCCAGCAAATACTGGTAATTTCTCACCGTATACATTGTAGTACGTTGTAAACATACTTTGTTGTAATTTATAAAGATAAAATCACTGTGAGCAGCATGTCTTGATACAGCATGTCCTATGGTGTGCACGAAAGCGCTAGACAAACGAAAGCGCAAAACACCTGACGCTGGTATTTGGGCGACAGTTGCCACATACAGGGCACGAAAAGTGCGCGGACATTCCACTTACGCGTCGGGACCTtcgcgtcctaaactcccttgtgtgtaataaagtttccaccaccaccaagcAACAAAGCGCTTCTGACAGCGACCAGTAAAcaacgtttatatatatatatatatatatatatatatatatatatatatatatatatatatatatatatatatatatatatatatatatatatatatatatatatatatatataaaggcctTCCTTTGAGGTTAttacatgagggggggggggtcagtgtaAAAACATGAAACATGTACAAGGAAAATCATTAGCAAGCAAaggaacaataaacaggctaggtataacgtggaaaaaaaattcagcaccAGAGAGTAAATAAAAAAGCCGGTGATAAAACCAATATAATAAAACTATagatttaaagaaaaaattaGACATAATGGAAATGGAAAATACCACAGTGTACGTATTAGGCACAAAACTAAGAAGCAATCGCAGAAGTACAGCAAATgagaaaaaattattaaaaattcAGAACATTTCAAACATTTTAAATGCCAACGCCGCTGCggatgagagcaagaaatgtggaTGTCTTAGATTCAATGGCTACGTGCGCTGGTAAATTGTGCCACTCTATGATAGGGCGTAGTATGAATGGCTTCGCAAATGCAGATATGACACGCCATGCGTTTAACTTAGTGCGGATGGTCGAGGCGCGGAAAGAAGGTTGATGGTGATTGGAAAAAATCGTGGTAAAGCGAAGGATGGTGATATAATTTATGCAAAAGTGCTAGTCGTGTTAGTTTATGGTGATAAGAGAAGTCTTCTAATTGGGCGCAATTTTTAAAGGCAGTGACGCTAAATTTATGATGAAAGCTGCAATCTCTGCGGCTCACATGGATAGGTGTGGTATAGCGCTCCTCATTCACCATATTAATCGGCGTCTCATTAAGGGCAGGCAGCAACAGTGCTTATAGCGCGGCAGCGCAAACGGAGAACTACATTCATTACAATTAAACGCGACAAATTTATCAGAACGAAATACGTGAACAGTGTTATGTGTTACGCTGCGTAAAACAAATTCGGAAGCACAGTGCTTACGCATGATCGCAGGGCGTGAAATATAGCTGACTTTAAATGTAGCTCACTTCGTTTTTAAAGACGAGCTAATAGAAACAGTTACACTGAATTTTTATACCACACACGCAGCCAGATAAACCAGGATCTTTTTCTGGCTTCCAGAGCTCGACAGTTTTCACTCTCATAATGAAGCTCGAGAAAATGATTTGATCACTCAGCTGCTGTCATGCCTTGAAAATCTTTTGCTTTACCACGACGCATGCGTTACAGGCATAAGAAAAATCTGCATCTCATTTAAATCTAAACTTGCCTATATTTTATTCGCAGTAACTGTAAGGAACACAAAATTCCTGTAATCAACATATTGCGTTCGCATGTAATAAATCTGCGCAGTAGGAAGCTCCTACAAAATGCTTGTGATATTACGCATATAACACTCATAAATAGAGCTTCGACTGTATGCTACTGCTCTTAtatgacacacacaaaaaaagaaagaggactTTACTGAGAGACGCAATTTTAAACCAGTAAGTAAAAAGACAGAAAATGCTCCCGCAAATGTCGAAAGTGTGATTGCGCTAGTCTGAAAACTTAAGCGCGTAAGAGAGCGTGAATTGTTGGAGCACATGGCTATGCCTAATAGGGCTTCAACTTTCTTATCACGTTTCCTCTTCGCACAGGGGCTTTCTCGCAATGCGCGCGGCGACCGGCGGGTCCTTTCAGTGATTCGCGGAaaaatgcccttgcgccatggGACCCCTTCTAATGAATAAGCTGCCCGATAAGTATAGGTTTGCGCGCAATGCGCGAAACGCTGTATCATTCATTTTCCGGAGCGGTGGACGAGCACAAAAGTGCGG is a window of Amblyomma americanum isolate KBUSLIRL-KWMA chromosome 4, ASM5285725v1, whole genome shotgun sequence DNA encoding:
- the LOC144129154 gene encoding uncharacterized protein LOC144129154; this translates as MRRTVSSASQPVRPALAASLALWLLLVLGAGERCSADEAAMGPGVGAGGAGVIPLQHHASDKRAAAAPLYGFGLGKRSPLLMMADESPVEADIDEDEDDEAMAAAEASRGYLEKRGPREPLRYGFGLGKRRGAHEREYAPFDQEKRERHRFSFGLGKRDKKSKLEDFMKRRYNFGLGKRGIYGGDADAAERWKRSSD